One window from the genome of Eucalyptus grandis isolate ANBG69807.140 chromosome 7, ASM1654582v1, whole genome shotgun sequence encodes:
- the LOC108960967 gene encoding uncharacterized protein LOC108960967 — protein sequence MSHIALELNVTNLHIRSCCNRIRKSGGQSEDFAAHLRKCFETGQRTDFTLFAQMDRTLHQLRLGALCSRGQNRNRVPSNTEKELSKFSLALGYSFDLHSLFIVLSVTLHPPTAAATSIAGHHRTCHAEKGQEQTAMIKGTG from the exons ATGAGCCACATTGCTTTAGAATTGAATGTGACTAATTTACATATCCGATCATGTTGTAATCGTATCAGGAAGAGTGGTGGGCAATCTGAGGATTTTGCCGCCCACCTGAGGAAATGTTTCGAAACTGGCCAAAGGACTGACTTTACCCTCTTTGCTCAGATGGATCGGACATTGCATCAG CTCAGGCTTGGCGCGCTCTGCAGCAGGGGGCAAAACAGAAACAGAGTACCTTCCAACACGGAAAAGGAGCTCAGCAAATTCTCTCTAGCCCTCGGTTATTCCTTTGATCTTCATTCCCTCTTCATTGTCCTCTCTGTCACCCTCCATCCACCAACAGCCGCTGCCACCTCCATTGCTGGCCACCACAGGACATGTCACGCTGAGAAGGGGCAAGAACAAACAGCGATGATTAAAGGAACTGGGTGA
- the LOC108960965 gene encoding uncharacterized protein LOC108960965, whose amino-acid sequence MVEVHRCHSLESLFDCGSLDSNMGKKIVLLPKLEEVLVSGAARLRHMVMSDSHTVLGFPSLETVNVLKCSELRYLFPNYTATTLEKLDAIAIVECEQMKEAVPKGEGGLSKAEVMSFPSLTGLYIWRCPNFRAFIWSPTSVERQLGEMIKENDESLQPLFNDMVRFPNLEKLYIRGVQCKELWNNQISDDSFCKLESLILKDCDNLHHIALSHMWKRLQDCLETLEVKSCCLIEIIYESDGTVAKSSNLRTLDLRDLDNLRHIWRYDNLPNIPFPNLRYIKVVRCSRLDMLFATFTAKFLGQIEKLVVGSCEDMELIVDHEECEEVTSNTITFFGLTTLRLYNLPKFKSFLPKKYSMEFPSLDDSSRIELDQGNRSAEESEGETERLDREIEKANCESEVESEGQSEGE is encoded by the exons ATGGTCGAGGTTCATAGATGCCACTCCCTGGAATCTTTGTTCGATTGCGGATCCCTTGATTCAAATATgggaaagaaaattgtattGCTCCCCAAATTAGAAGAAGTGTTAGTGAGTGGAGCAGCAAGGCTGAGACACATGGTGATGAGTGACTCCCATACGGTTTTGGGTTTTCCTAGTCTAGAAACGGTCAATGTTCTAAAGTGCTCCGAGCTAAGATATCTCTTCCCCAATTATACGGCCACAACTCTAGAGAAACTCGATGCCATAGCAATTGTCGAATGTGAACAAATGAAGGAAGCGGTTCCCAAGGGAGAAGGTGGTCTATCCAAGGCAGAAGTGATGAGTTTCCCTTCCTTAACTGGTTTATATATTTGGCGGTGCCCTAACTTTAGAGCATTCATTTGGAGTCCTACAAGTGTTGAGAGGCAGCTAGGCGAGatgatcaaagaaaatgatgaatcaCTCCAACCGTTGTTCAATGATATG GTtagatttcccaatttagaaAAGCTATACATTAGAGGCGTCCAGTGCAAAGAGTTATGGAACAATCAAATTTCTGATGATTCTTTTTGCAAATTGGAATCTCTTATATTGAAGGATTGTGACAATCTCCATCATATTGCCCTATCCCATATGTGGAAGAGGCTGCAGGACTGTCTGGAAACCTTAGAAGTGAAATCATGCTGTTTAATTGAGATCATATACGAAAGTGATGGGACAGTGGCGAAAAGCAGTAATTTGAGGACACTGGATTTGCGTGATTTAGACAACTTGCGGCACATTTGGCGGTACGACAATCTACCAAACATCCCATTCCCAAATTTGAGATACATAAAGGTTGTAAGGTGCTCCCGTTTGGATATGCTTTTCGCCACCTTCACGGCGAAATTTCTCGGGCAAATCGAAAAGCTGGTGGTAGGGTCATGTGAAGATATGGAACTAATTGTTGACCATGAAGAATGTGAAGAAGTGACTAGTAACACAATCACCTTCTTTGGGTTAACTActcttagactttacaatttgccGAAATTCAAGAGCTTCTTACCAAAGAAATATTCTATGGAATTCCCATCCTTGGATGACTCGAGTAGAATAGAGCTGGACCAAGGCAACCGAAGTGCGGAGGAAAGTGAGGGGGAAACTGAGCGGTTAGATCGCGAAATTGAGAAGGCAAACTGCGAAAGTGAGGTGGAAAGTGAGGGGCAAAGTGAGGGAGAATAA